The sequence TGGATAAAGCGATTGTGGGTGGCGATCGCATTCAATATTCTCTGAAAACTCAAACCCCCGATGGACAACCTACAGAAGAAGTATTCGCTACTACACCAGTGGCGATTGACTTAGATTTACCAAAGATTCTCCGTGAGCATAACGTTGAGTTTGCAGCCCCACCACCAGATCAAAATGGCTGGATTGGAACTCTACTCAGCTGGATTGCACCACCGTTAATTTTCTTTGCTATTTGGGGCTTTTTAATTAATCGTCAAGGTGGCGGCCCGGCGGCGTTGACGGTAGGTAAAAGCAAAGCCCGAATTTCATCTGACGGTAGCACAGGTGTGAAATTTAGTGACGTGGCTGGTGTTGATGAAGCCAAAGCCGAACTAGAAGAAATTGTTGATTTCTTGAAAAACGCTGCCAAATACACCAACTTAGGGGCGAAAATTCCTAAAGGTGCATTGCTGGTAGGGCCGCCAGGGACGGGGAAAACACTATTAGCAAAAGCGATCGCTGGTGAAGCTGGTGTACCATTTTTCAGCATTTCTGGTTCAGAATTTATCGAATTATTCGTCGGTGTAGGCGCAGCGCGAGTCCGCGACTTGTTTGAACAAGCCAAAAAACAAGCCCCTTGTATCGTCTTCATTGACGAGTTAGACGCCCTGGGTAAATCTCGCGGTGGTGCTGGTGGTTTTGTCGGTGGTAACGATGAACGGGAACAAACGCTCAACCAATTACTCACCGAAATGGACGGTTTTGACGCCAACACAGGCGTAATTATCATCGCTGCGACTAACCGCCCCGAAGTCCTAGATCCCGCCCTCCGCCGTCCTGGTCGCTTTGACCGTCAAATTGTGGTTGACCGCCCTGATAAAATCGGTCGGGAAGCGATTCTCAAAGTTCACGCCAGAAACGTCAAATTAGCTGATGATGTCAATTTAGCTACCATCGCTATCAGAACTCCTGGCTTTGCTGGTGCAGATTTAGCTAATTTAGTCAATGAAGCCGCTCTGTTAGCAGCTAGAAAAAATAGCCAAGCTGTGAACATGGCAGATTTCAACGAAGCGATCGAGCGCCTAATAGCTGGTTTAGAAAAACGTTCTCGTGTTCTCAACGAAACAGAGAAGAAAACCGTAGCTTATCACGAAGTTGGTCACGCCATCATCGGTGCTTTGATGCCCGGCGCTGGTAGAGTGGAGAAAATCTCTGTAGTACCTCGTGGTGTGGGTGCTTTGGGCTACACAATTCAGATGCCAGAAGAAGACCGCTTCTTGATGGTTGAAGACGAAATTCGCGGACGGATTGCTACTTTATTAGGTGGACGTTCTGCAGAGGAAATCATTTTCGGCAAAGTATCTACTGGTGCTGCCGATGACATCCAAAAAGCTACTGATATGGCAGAAAGATCGATTACGATCTACGGCATGAGCGATAAACTAGGGCCAGTAGCTTTTGAAAAAGTCCAGCAACAGTTTATCGAAGGCTATGGTAATCCCCGGCGTTCCATCAGCCCCCAAGTAGCGGAAGAAATTGACCGCGAAGTCAAGCAGATAGTTGATAATGCCCATCATATAGCCTTGAGTATTCTGCAACAGAACCGCAACTTACTCGAAGAAACAGCCCAAGAATTGTTGCAAAAAGAAATCTTGGAAGGAACTCAACTCAGAGAACGCCTCCAGCAAGCAACGGCTCCAGAGGAAATGGCAGAATGGTTGCGGACAGGTAAGTTATCCCAAGATAAACCATTGTTGCAATCTATTTTGAATTAACAATTTGTGATTGTATTTGCAAAGCGTAGGTCAAGCCTACGCTTTTTTTTAGGTGTTGCTGATGGAATTGGCGTTATACCAATTCACGAAAAAGTTGATACAGATAGATTTCTCGTAGGGGCGAACGGTTGTTCGCCCTTTCTTCTCATTGAAAATTTAGCCCTTGCTTCTCAATTACAACTTGAGAGCCTTCGCCACAATTGCCAAACTGTCCTCAAACAACGCCTCATGTCCCCAGCGTTGCACCTGCTGACTCAGCAACACTTCAGCTTTTTGTTCAGAAAGAGAACTCACTTGTTGAAACAAGCCTGCAGATTGGGCGCCACCGTGGGTTTCCATCCGCATACAACCGCCAGTTTCTGAACAAATTACAGTACCACAATTTGCTTGCGGATTAGTGGAACTCAAACGCAAAGCAATTAAATCTCCCGCAATATCACCTGCATCTGCAACGGGAACGCCTGCTAAT is a genomic window of Fortiea contorta PCC 7126 containing:
- the ftsH gene encoding ATP-dependent zinc metalloprotease FtsH, with protein sequence MPVETNNKNQMKPPRWRQFGGSFLILLTLLLLLNLIVPSFFGPRLPQVPYSDFIVQVEAGKVDKAIVGGDRIQYSLKTQTPDGQPTEEVFATTPVAIDLDLPKILREHNVEFAAPPPDQNGWIGTLLSWIAPPLIFFAIWGFLINRQGGGPAALTVGKSKARISSDGSTGVKFSDVAGVDEAKAELEEIVDFLKNAAKYTNLGAKIPKGALLVGPPGTGKTLLAKAIAGEAGVPFFSISGSEFIELFVGVGAARVRDLFEQAKKQAPCIVFIDELDALGKSRGGAGGFVGGNDEREQTLNQLLTEMDGFDANTGVIIIAATNRPEVLDPALRRPGRFDRQIVVDRPDKIGREAILKVHARNVKLADDVNLATIAIRTPGFAGADLANLVNEAALLAARKNSQAVNMADFNEAIERLIAGLEKRSRVLNETEKKTVAYHEVGHAIIGALMPGAGRVEKISVVPRGVGALGYTIQMPEEDRFLMVEDEIRGRIATLLGGRSAEEIIFGKVSTGAADDIQKATDMAERSITIYGMSDKLGPVAFEKVQQQFIEGYGNPRRSISPQVAEEIDREVKQIVDNAHHIALSILQQNRNLLEETAQELLQKEILEGTQLRERLQQATAPEEMAEWLRTGKLSQDKPLLQSILN